The Pseudomonas benzenivorans region CTACCTCAACCTGTCCGGCCAGGGCGAGGCGCTGGCCGCCGGCAGTCTGCCGATCCGCGGGCGCTTCTGCCGCCTGGGCGCCAGCGCCACGCTCTATGCCCTGAGCAACCCCGATTACGCCCGGCAGCGGCTGATGGTCATCGCCCCCCACGCCGACGACGCCGAGCTGGCCGCCTTCGGCCTGTACAGCCGCGCTAATGAGGCGAGCATCGTCACCCTGACCCAGGGCGAGATCGAGGCCGATGCCTACCGGCGCCTGGGCCTGGAGCAGGCCGCGGCGGCGCGCCTCAAGGGCCGCCTGCGCACCTGGGACAGCCTGGCGGTGCCGCTGTGGGGCGGCGTCACGTCTGAGCGCTGCGTGCAGCTCGGCTACTACTGCCTGCAGCTGCCGGCCATGGCCGAGCAGCCCGCTCAGGCCTTCGGCTCCCGCGAGTCCGGGGAAAGCGACATTCGCCGCGCCCGCCGGCACAACCCGCTGCAATTGCCCGGGGACACCGATGGGGTGCCCAGCTGGCACAACCTGGTGACGGACCTGGCGGCGCTGCTGGAGCATTACCGCCCCGAGGTGCTGGTCACCCCGCATCCCGAACTGGACCCGCACGGCGACCATGTTGCGGCGACCCGCGCCCTGCGCGAGGCCATCGCGGCCAGTGCCTGGAAGCCGCAGACCCTGCTGCTCTATGCCAACCACCTGCACGACAACGACCGCTGGCCCATGGGCCCGGCCGGGCAGGGCATCGCCCTGCCACCGGCCATCGAGCCGTTGCCGGCCGACGGCCTGTGGAGCCCGACCCTGAGCGCCGAGGTACAGCTGGACAAGGCCATGGCGCTGGCCATGCAGCACGACCTGCAGGGGCCGCTGCCGACCAAGAAACGCCTGCGCCGGCTGATCCAGCGCCTGCTGGCCGGGCGCCGCTGGCCGGCCAGCGGCGAGGACGAGTTCTTCCGCAAGGCGGTGCGCCGCCACGAGCTGTTCTGGGTGCGTCCTCTATAGGATGGCACCGCGCCTGGCCGGCATCGGCCGATATTCCCGACATGCTATGATCTGCGGCGATTTTGCCGCCCCGGAGTCCCCATGAAGTTGTCCATGCCCCGTTTCGACCAAGCCCCCGTTCTGGTGGTGGGCGATGTCATGCTCGACCGTTACTGGCATGGCGGCACCTCGCGGATTTCCCCGGAGGCGCCGGTGCCGGTGGTCAAGGTCGAGCAGATCGAGGACCGCCCCGGCGGTGCGGCCAACGTCGCCCTGAACATCGCCGCGCTGGGCGCGCCGGCCGTGCTGATCGGGGTCACCGGTGCCGACGAGGCCGCCGACAGCCTCAGCAACAGCCTGCAGGCGGTGGGGGTCAGGACCCGCTTCCAGCGCATCGCCGACCAGCCGACCATCGTCAAGCTGCGGGTGCTGAGCCGTCACCAGCAACTGCTGCGCATGGACTTCGAGGAGGCCTTCAGCACAGACGCCGTCGCCATCGCCCGCGAGGTCGAGGCGCAGCTCGAGGGGGTCAAGGTGCTGGTGCTGTCCGACTACGGCAAGGGCGCGCTGAAGAATCACCAGGTGCTGGTACAGGCCGCCCGCGCCCGCGGCATCCCGGTGCTGGCCGACCCCAAGGGCAAGGACTTCTCCATCTACCGCGGCGCCAGCCTGATCACCCCCAACCTCAGCGAGTTCGAGGCCATAGTCGGTCACTGCCGGGACGAGGCCGAACTGGTGGCCAAGGGGGCGGCGCTGATGCGCGAGTTGGAC contains the following coding sequences:
- a CDS encoding PIG-L deacetylase family protein, whose translation is MAGRKQQLLKRHRRHKRIALLVSLLLLALLGVLLAWWLVPLLLVLGWIGHEAWFADHLFYSPADDYRYDFPPGTQQLPARVADGVLRVEGDCAGADTLILQLELRAGWLGRWLDPYVRVGGDRQDFERGVSGRRYLNLSGQGEALAAGSLPIRGRFCRLGASATLYALSNPDYARQRLMVIAPHADDAELAAFGLYSRANEASIVTLTQGEIEADAYRRLGLEQAAAARLKGRLRTWDSLAVPLWGGVTSERCVQLGYYCLQLPAMAEQPAQAFGSRESGESDIRRARRHNPLQLPGDTDGVPSWHNLVTDLAALLEHYRPEVLVTPHPELDPHGDHVAATRALREAIAASAWKPQTLLLYANHLHDNDRWPMGPAGQGIALPPAIEPLPADGLWSPTLSAEVQLDKAMALAMQHDLQGPLPTKKRLRRLIQRLLAGRRWPASGEDEFFRKAVRRHELFWVRPL